The following DNA comes from Diceros bicornis minor isolate mBicDic1 chromosome 7, mDicBic1.mat.cur, whole genome shotgun sequence.
GGAGGGTACCTCCCCCTACACTCAACACCAATGCCAGCCACCTCCGGGTGGCCTTCGTCTCTGACAGCAGTGTGGAAGGATCTGGTTTCCATGCCTGGTACCAGGCTGTGGCTCCTGGGCATGGTGAGTGTTTTCCCACCGCGTCCCCGCTTCCGGGCAATTATCGctttccctcccctccagccACTCCCAGCTCTGGCAAAAGGGGTGGAGTCTCTGAGGGTTTCTGAATCCAGACGCCCACCTCCAGGGAGCTGTGCCCATGATGAGTTCCCCTGTGACCAGCTCGTCTGCCTGCTCCCTGACTCGGTGTGCGACGGTTTTGTCAACTGTGCTGACGGCAGGGACGAGACCAACTGCAGTGCCAAGTTCTCGGGTACGGGCCCTGCCAGCATCAGGGCGGGTACTGTCTTCAGGCATCTGAGCCAGGTTCAGGCTGGTCTTCCCAGTGCTGGCCCAGCCCCACACCTGCCTAGGCATTCTTCTGGCTCAAAACTTGTTTCCCCATGGGCCTGAGCAAAACCCTTCCCTGCAGCCACTACCAGCCCTACTGAGGTAAGGCACAGGCCCGGGCAAGCTCCTgagccctcctcctctctctaggCTGTGGGGGGAATCTGACCGGGCTCCAGGGCACTTTCTCTGCCCCCAGCTACCTGCAGCAGTACCCTCACCAACAGGTAAGCCAGCTCTTCATGGGGAGGGTGGTGTGGCACAAATGGGCACACCTGAGCACCTGGGTTAGTGTGATTGGGAATAGCATAGCAGACACTGGCTTGTACCTGGGAAGGTCAGAGATCAAGCAGGCAGGAGGGGAACATTGTTAAGTGCTTACCGCGCATCCAGATGTTCCCGCGCCGGGCAGACTTGTCTCTGAGACCGGACAAGTCAAAGGCCCTTCTTATCTTAAGAACCACCGATGGTGAGAGCTAGGTGGGCAGTGCCCACCCACTCCCTGCCCAGCCTGCAGCCCGGAGGAAGCCCTTCTGGAGCTCAGCCTGATGCCCAGATTGGGACAGAAGGAACCCGTGAATTACCCCATCTGTGCCCTCCCCCAGCTTTGCACCTGGCATATCTCAGTGCCTGCCGGACATGGCGTAGAACTACAGTTCCACAACTTCAGCCTGGACGCTCAGGACGAGTGCAAGTTTGACTACGTGGAGGTGTATGAGACCAGCAACTCAGgggccctcagcctcctgggcaggTATCGGCAGAGCCAGGGGAGGGGCCGAGGATCAACTCCATCCTCCGCAGTCTCACAGTCAAGGCTTCCCACAAATTTGCCCCACTTACCCCCGGCTTCGTCTTCTGCTGCTACTCCAGGCCAGAGTTCTCTTCACTGTCCCCCTAAAAGAGGCTTGTCCTTTCTCACCTTTGTTCCTTGTCCCTCTCACTTTTGTTCCTGACATCGCCCTTTCCCAGGAGGCCTTGCTCTGAGGCCCTTTCCCAGCCCTCTCCCTGTCCCAGTTCTCCAGCCCGCACGGTCCATTCCACTTCCCTCATGAACACTCACTGATTTTTCCCATCTCGAAGTGGCTCAAGTTCAAGCAGTTCATTTAATACTTTGTCTGCTGAATATGTGTGTCTTCCCCTCACCATACCCCAAGCTCCATAAGTCAGCAACTAAGCCTCTCACCCCCTCTGGCATCACCCAGAgcaccctccccagtgtgggaGGCCTCGGTGCACCCTCCGTCAGCCAAGGGCCCCATGCCCAGCACTGCTCTCTGCCTTGGGCAGGTTTTGTGGGGCAGAGCCACCCCCTCGCCTCATCTCCCGGCACCACCAACTGGCTGTGCTCTTCAGGACAGATCATGGCATCCGCAGCGGGGGCTTCTCAGCCACCTACCAGGCCCTCAATGTTACAGAGAGTAGGTGTCCCTGGGCAAGTGGGTGTGGGCCGTAGAGGCGCCTCCTGGAGAAGAGGGAAGGGTTCTGGATGCTGGTCAGGGCACCATGAAGGCAGTGGGGGTACAGGTATGTGCCAGGGCACTGCCATGGCCCCTGTGCCTACAGACCCCTGTGGGCCCAGAGAGTTCTCCTGTCTGGATGGAGGGTGTCAGAGTCTGCAGTGGATATGTGACACATGGAGAGACTGTGCAGATAGCAGTGATGACAACTGCAGCAGCCCCTTGTTCCCACCCCCAGGTGAGACACCTGCCCCAGGGCACCAGAAACCTTGATGGCACACTTCATCACAGCCCATGCCTATCTTCCCTGCTGGGCAGATCCACTATCCTGACTCTGGAGGGACTCTCACCCCCAGTGGCAGTGGTACTTAGTGTCAACCcctagggaaatggaaatctggGAGTCAATGGTTGGGGTTTCAAGAACCAGTCCAGCCTCATCACACAGAGAGCCCCTCTCAAAGATGAAAGTGAGAACAGGGGAGTTCCCTCCAGATGCCCAGGGGTCCCTACCAGTGCTGGTGCCCCATGTTCCCTGAGATCAAAGAGGAGCCTGCAGGATGCCCAGGGCTGGCGAATGATGCTTGGAGCAGGCTCTTGAGGATGACAGGAATCCTCAACATGTGTAAAGCATCTCTTCATGTGATCAcctttgattctcacaacaaccccagtCTGACCCATGCAGAGCCATTAggtgacttgccccaggtcacacggcCAGTGAGTGGTCCCCACAGTGACCCTCCCCTCCTATCCCTGCAGAGCTGGCCTGTGAGCCTGTCCAGGTGGAGATGTGCATCGGCCTGAGCTACAACACCACAGCCTTCCCTAACATCTGGGTAGGCATGGCCACccaggaggaggtggtggaggtcCTCAGAGGTTACAAGGTGCTCCAGCAGAGATAAGGAGGGATTCCTGAaggggagggagcctggggagCAGGGTGCCTGAGGGCTGATATCCTCCTTCCACAGAGCCTGACAAGCCTGCCCTGCTACCAGAATTTCCGAAGGCTCCTTTGCGGGCTGCTTGTGCCCCACTGCACCCCGCTAGGCAGTGTCCTTCCCCCTTGCCGCTCTGTCTGCCAGGAGGCGGAGCGCCAATGCCAGTCTGGCCTGGCATTACTGGGCACCCCCTGGCCCTTCAACTGCAATAGGCTGCCTGAGGCGGCTGGCCTGGAGGCTTGTGCCCAGCCCTGACCCTAAAGCGGGCCCCTGCCCTCTGCCTGCCCATTCTCCTTTGCCTATCAGGGTGGGCAGGCAGGGGGACAAAGGAGGGGACCAGCATGGGACTCTGCCCACCCTCTCTGGGGTCCCCCAACCTCCTAGATCCTTCCCTGTCCCTTTACTTGCCCTAGCTGCCACAGGCAGCTGGCCTGGCTCCTGTGGCAGGATGGTTCCTGGCTCCAATGGCAGCTGTGCCATTGACAATCTACACCGCTTCCCACCCCAGACTCTGACCAAGATTTCCTATCTTCTGCCTTCCCATCTCCACCACATTCTCTATCACCAGCCATTTCcgcttgttcatttattcaacaaaaatatatCAAGTGCCTATTAATGTGGCAGGCCCTGTTTTAAGCCCAGAGATCCagttgtctgtctgtctctggaaCTCTCCACCCTCAGTCCCCAGCTTATATTTCTCCTGAACTAGAGACTTGTCCTTGGTCTCTCAGTGCACCATCTCTCCTTCCAGTTCCTTGGAGCAGTAGGTGTCCTGAGTGGCTGTCTCTCACGGTTCTGCTCTCTGTGCCCGGCTcgtctctctccccctcctttttccccccaaactttGGCCGGCTGCCGGGCGACACCACGAGTTATTTCCCTGCTACTTCCCGGCCCAGAGCTCTTGGCCCCTGAACAACTGGTTTCCTCTTGGAGTCTGGGAGGAGCAGAGCGGAGCCGGCAGGGAGCGAAGGAGGACCAGGGGGACACCGGGGACACGGGGCGCCTAGCTGGGGAGAGGCGCAGGGGCAGAGCAGGGGTCAACTGGAGGGTCCGGAGTAGCGAGTGCCCCGAAGGAGGCCAGAGAGCGAGTGAGCAGCCCCCGGGAGCCGGGAGGGAGGTGAGTCTGGCGGAGGTGGGGGGGAGTGGAGACGGGGGAGGGAACTGTGGGAAAGACTGGGCGAGGGCCcaggcggggaggggaggggagcggaggggaggggccggcctcTCCTTTCCCCATCTGCTGTGTTCTCAGGGTTCTCCCGGCTGGGGGCGCCCCCTTCTTCGTCCCCCGCGGCCGCTCAGCCTCACTCGCGGGCATGACAGTGGGGTGGGGATCGACCCGCCCGCGCTGGGGTGGGGAGCGAGGCAGGTCCCAGGATTCTGGGTCCCGACTCCTGTCCTGCCTGGCCCACAGACTGCGAGAGGACCCAGGCGTCCGGACTCCCCGTGCCAGCGCCATGAGGCCGCTCCTCGCCTTGCTGCTCCTGGGCCTGGCGTTCGGCTCGCCCCCGCTAGACGACAACAAGATTCCCAGCCTGTGCCCGGGGCACCCCGGCCTTCCGGGCACGCCGGGCCACCATGGCAGCCAGGGCCTGCCTGGCCGCGACGGCCGCGACGGCCGGGACGGCGCGCCCGGGGCGCCCGGGGAGAAAGGCGAGGGCGGGAGGCCAGGTAAGAAGGCACCTTCGCTGCCGTCCGTGGGGCCGTCCAAGCTGGCAcggcctctgctcctgctctccggGGCTGGCGCGCAGGAGGGCTCGGGATCCCCGCCAGGGGGCGCCGCTGCGGTCCCTGCCATCCCCGCTTAGCTCTGGGACCCGGGAGAGGAGAGAGTGACTCAGCGGCGAGAGCCAGAACTCCTGGGACCCTCTTTGTCCAGCCCCTCGGATCTGCCCCAAGCCCtgcaggaagggaggagagggggccCTGGTGCGCAGGCGGCACTAGCCGAGGAAGTGGCGGCTCAGAGGGCttggagaggatggggagggTTCTTAGAGCTGCCCTCCGCGCACCCCGCCGCTGGGGGACCGGGCCGCTACGTTCTCCCTAACCGCTCCCCTCACCCCCGCAGGACTGCCGGGGCCTCGCGGAGAGCCCGGGCCGCGAGGAGAGGCCGGACCCGTGGGGGCGACCGGGCCGGCGGGGGAGTGCTCGGTGCCCCCGCGCTCCGCCTTCAGCGCCAAGCGCTCGGAGAGCCGGGTGCCTCCGCCGTCGGACGCGCCCCTACCCTTCGACCGCGTGCTGGTGAACGAGCAGGGACATTACGACGCCACCACCGGCAAGTTCACCTGCCAGGTGCCCGGAGTCTACTACTTCGCGGTCCACGCCACCGTCTACCGGGCTAGCCTGCAGTTCGATCTGGTCAAGAATGGCGAGTCCATCGCCTCTTTCTTCCAGTTTTTTGGGGGGTGGCCCAAGCCAGCCTCGCTCTCCGGGGGCGCCATGGTGAGGCTGGAGCCGGAGGACCAGGTGTGGGTCCAGGTGGGCGTGGGTGACTACATCGGCATCTACGCCAGCATCAAGACGGACAGCACCTTCTCTGGATTCCTGGTGTACTCTGACTGGCACAGCTCCCCCGTCTTCGCTTGATGCCCACTGGACAGTGAGCTCAAGCACTCTCACTCCTAGGGAAGGAGGGTGTGACAGTGACAGCCACATCATCCGGGAGGGCTGGCCCCCCTGGACAGTTGTGAATGACTacagaggtggggtggggtctTCCCAGTCCTGCTGCTGGCAGGGAATGGGGACAGAGGCTCTGAGAACAGCGCTGGCAGCATAGGACAGTGGCTGGATTCCTGCCCAAGACCAAAGGAGTGCCCTGTGCTGCCAGGTGTGAGTCCTTCAGTTGCTCTGCCCAGGACCCCAAGGTGGGGTGCTCTCTTCCTGGTCCTCTGCTTCTCTGGGTCCTCCCTTGTCTTTCCTACCCTGGGCCCTTCTCTCAGAGACCATTCAATAAACCTAAAAAACCCTCCTACTGGCTCAGCCTCTCTTCTTTAGTGGTGGGGATGGGATGCCCTGATtctgaagatggagggagggagaagagaaagaaagaaggttgGGGGGCTGGGTTGCTCAGGCAGAAGGGAGGGCTCTTAGGCTGGACCAGGTATGGGGCAGGAGATACAGGAAGCAGGCCTAGGTGGATGCGAGGCCAATCCACAGAGCTGTCCCCCAAGTTGTGCAGGTTGTGAACAGGAGTGCCTGACTGAGGAGGGTGCCCTCCCAGCATGGGGCTCTGGCCACCTTTTTCTAACACAAAGATGTCACGTGAACTGGGTAGGGGCTACTTTCACCACACACATCTCTGCCCTGATCAACAAAAATGAGCCCAGGATTTTCATTCATGACTGCTCTGGCTGCTTGCCATCTAGTCCCTAGATGACTGGAAAGCTATTTCTCTATCCCGGACACCAGGGGAGAGTCCCTGGAAGTCTAGGGATAAGTAGTTTCTGAGGTGACCACAAGGGGGCACCCCAGCTCCAAAATGCAGCAATGACCCTGGGTAGCCTGAGCTCATGACTACAAGGGGGAGGAAGGGTATTGAGGTCTGCCAATGGAATTCCAGATGGGGGTGGAGGAAAAGGGGGTCCTTTGCTCCCAGCTCAGGAAGTTTATCTTCTCTCATATAATGTTTATCCTCACATTAAACAGACTGGAAGGAGCCAAGCCTCCCCTTGCTCAGCAACCTCTCCAgggttgggggaagggaagaaaaagccTTCCTTCAGGCCTCCCCACTCCAAGGTGGATGTGTGGAACTCCGCAACTGTGCTGGGCATAGCCTGGGCAGGCCATGCCAGGAAGTCTGAGGCTAACCACAAAGCCCCTTCAAGGCTCCCCTCTTCTGACCTTCAGAAGCTagccctggccccacccccaacccaacGACTAACAAACCAGGGCTTGCGAGGCCCACAATCAGCTCAGCCTCTCAACCCAAGAGAAAGTGGAAGGGCCTCTCCTCAGAGCTTCTTCCAGAcctatcccttctctctcttcccctcttccaGAAGGCTGTCACTGGCATTAAACTCCTAGATTTAACATACAATTATGGGGGAGTGTCCCCCACCCCACTCTTATTGGTCATGTGAGGGCAGATATGACCCTTGGGGACTGGGGACTGGGCTGGGGAAGTGAGCTAGAGATGGGCCTCAGGCTTCTTGGGCTTCAGCTCCCTGCTCTCCATCAGGAGGTCACGCAGCCATATTCCAGCCCATCACAGCGCCACTCTACGCCAAGAGACACAAAGACAAGCACCAGCTCCTCCAGGAATCAGGAACCCCAAGTTCCCTCCTGGGAAGAGCAGCACCAGAGGAAAAGCTGGGAAGGCTGACTCAAGGGGTGAGAAAGTTCACACTCCTCTCTCCAAGGGCTCAATTCTGGCAACAATAGAAAAGATagggagggccagc
Coding sequences within:
- the MFRP gene encoding membrane frizzled-related protein, which produces MKDCSDIILCVEATELSKTEFCNPAFEPESGPPCPPPAFQKDASCSLQAPWHGRRPRGLQPDCHFSWLCVLLLASLLLLLLGLLVAIILAQLQATPPPGASYHPLPAATTGTTPFTTTTTCQATGTPKGQQEAGMSPTPQSTCGGLLPGPRGFFSSPNYPDPYPPNAHCVWHIQVATDHAIQLKIEALSMESVASCLFDRLEISPEPEGPLLRVCGRVPPPTLNTNASHLRVAFVSDSSVEGSGFHAWYQAVAPGHGSCAHDEFPCDQLVCLLPDSVCDGFVNCADGRDETNCSAKFSGCGGNLTGLQGTFSAPSYLQQYPHQQLCTWHISVPAGHGVELQFHNFSLDAQDECKFDYVEVYETSNSGALSLLGRFCGAEPPPRLISRHHQLAVLFRTDHGIRSGGFSATYQALNVTENPCGPREFSCLDGGCQSLQWICDTWRDCADSSDDNCSSPLFPPPELACEPVQVEMCIGLSYNTTAFPNIWVGMATQEEVVEVLRGYKSLTSLPCYQNFRRLLCGLLVPHCTPLGSVLPPCRSVCQEAERQCQSGLALLGTPWPFNCNRLPEAAGLEACAQP
- the C1QTNF5 gene encoding complement C1q tumor necrosis factor-related protein 5 isoform X1 produces the protein MTVGWGSTRPRWGGERGRSQDSGSRLLSCLAHRLREDPGVRTPRASAMRPLLALLLLGLAFGSPPLDDNKIPSLCPGHPGLPGTPGHHGSQGLPGRDGRDGRDGAPGAPGEKGEGGRPGLPGPRGEPGPRGEAGPVGATGPAGECSVPPRSAFSAKRSESRVPPPSDAPLPFDRVLVNEQGHYDATTGKFTCQVPGVYYFAVHATVYRASLQFDLVKNGESIASFFQFFGGWPKPASLSGGAMVRLEPEDQVWVQVGVGDYIGIYASIKTDSTFSGFLVYSDWHSSPVFA
- the C1QTNF5 gene encoding complement C1q tumor necrosis factor-related protein 5 isoform X2; amino-acid sequence: MRPLLALLLLGLAFGSPPLDDNKIPSLCPGHPGLPGTPGHHGSQGLPGRDGRDGRDGAPGAPGEKGEGGRPGLPGPRGEPGPRGEAGPVGATGPAGECSVPPRSAFSAKRSESRVPPPSDAPLPFDRVLVNEQGHYDATTGKFTCQVPGVYYFAVHATVYRASLQFDLVKNGESIASFFQFFGGWPKPASLSGGAMVRLEPEDQVWVQVGVGDYIGIYASIKTDSTFSGFLVYSDWHSSPVFA